The nucleotide sequence CAGCTATAAACGCATTGCGTATAAATTCATATTTAAACACGATATATCGAACCTTCTTTAATTAAAAATACTTTATTGGCGTAATTATTTGAAAAATCCTTATTATGTTCAATAACAACAATTGTTATATTGTTACATATATTCAATTCCTTTAAATCGTCATATATTGTATATTTACTGCATTCATCTAAGTTGTTTGTAGGTTCATCTACCATTAATAAATCTGTTTTTTTAAGAAGTGACCTTATAAGCATTAATTTTTGTAATTGCCCTCCTGACAGTTTTCCAATTAAAGAATTTATATTATCTATTAAATCATATTTTTCACATAAATAAAGGGCGTTAGAAAATGGTGTATTTAATTCTTTAGTATTATATTTTAAAAATTCTTTAACAGTTATTGGGAAATCCTTATTAAAGTTGAATATTTGGGGGATATAGGAAATGTTTTTAGTTCCTATAGATATATTCAAATTTTTGCTTTTTATTAGGTTTAGCATGAGTTTAAGAAGAGTGCTCTTTCCGCATCCATTTTTTCCAACTATGCACACAAAATCCCCTTTATTTATAGATAGGTTTGCGTTTTTAAAAATATAGTTTGAGTTATCATAACTAAAAGTTAAGTTTTCAATATTTATAATTCGATTTGAAGAATTATTTTTTTCGAGAATAAAATTATCCGTATTAGCAATGTTTAACATAAAAAACCTCATTCGTATTGTTGACACTTAATACTTTTATATGTATTATAAACTTGATGCGATTCATTTGCAATAAAAATATATGAAAATTATAAGGGGTTAATTGTTATATGAGTAAGATGAGAAATATTATTTTAGGACTTGTTGCTTTATTATTTATGTCTTGTACAAGCCAGGCTAAAAAGGAAGGAATAAATGTTGTTACAGTTTTAAATCCAAATTATAATCTTCTTAAGTACATAGCTCAAGATAAGGTAGGAGTATATAATATTACACCAAGTGGTGATTCTCATAATTTTGAATTTACTCCTCAAGATATTAAAAATATTCAAGATTCAGATGTTGTTTTTTATAATGGTTTAGGAATTGATGATAAAGTTTTAGATGTAGTTGATAATAAAGATAAATTTGTACAAACAACTAAAAATTCAAATTTAATAAGTTTAGAGGATGATCACATTCATGAAGATGATCATCATCATGAAGATTCACATAGTAATGGAGCATATGATCCACATGTATGGCTAAGTATTAATGAATACAAAACAATGGGTAAAGTTGTGCTTGATGAACTTATTACTATTGATCCTAATAATAAAGATTTCTACACTAATAATTTTAATGAATTTAGTAAAAGAATTGATAAGATATATAATTCATACATAAATGATTTTGAATCTATAGTGAATAAGGAATTTGTGAGTAATCATGCATCTTATGGTTATTTGGCAAGAGATTTTGGTTTGGTAAATAGTAGTTTACATGATGTAAATAATCATGGAGAGGTAAATCCTAAGAATTTACAAAGTATAGTTGATATAATTAGACAGAAAAATATAAAGCTTATTATTGGGGACAAGTATGAAACTAATAAAGAACTTGAAACCATATCAAATGAAACAAATATTACATATAAAG is from Candidatus Arthromitus sp. SFB-rat-Yit and encodes:
- a CDS encoding metal ABC transporter ATP-binding protein, whose protein sequence is MLNIANTDNFILEKNNSSNRIINIENLTFSYDNSNYIFKNANLSINKGDFVCIVGKNGCGKSTLLKLMLNLIKSKNLNISIGTKNISYIPQIFNFNKDFPITVKEFLKYNTKELNTPFSNALYLCEKYDLIDNINSLIGKLSGGQLQKLMLIRSLLKKTDLLMVDEPTNNLDECSKYTIYDDLKELNICNNITIVVIEHNKDFSNNYANKVFLIKEGSIYRV
- a CDS encoding metal ABC transporter substrate-binding protein, coding for MSKMRNIILGLVALLFMSCTSQAKKEGINVVTVLNPNYNLLKYIAQDKVGVYNITPSGDSHNFEFTPQDIKNIQDSDVVFYNGLGIDDKVLDVVDNKDKFVQTTKNSNLISLEDDHIHEDDHHHEDSHSNGAYDPHVWLSINEYKTMGKVVLDELITIDPNNKDFYTNNFNEFSKRIDKIYNSYINDFESIVNKEFVSNHASYGYLARDFGLVNSSLHDVNNHGEVNPKNLQSIVDIIRQKNIKLIIGDKYETNKELETISNETNITYKVVNNLENQGDYFTEYEELLSSIYDGLR